The Rhodopseudomonas palustris genome window below encodes:
- a CDS encoding DUF882 domain-containing protein yields the protein MLAGLARRLKSLSLPKAGYGAALSSALLLAGAGSVHDASAVGDSRTLSFHHTHSGEDLTVTFKRNGRYDEEALGKLNHFLRDWRSQDKTVMDRTLFDILWEVYRDVDGKQPIQIISAYRSPATNAMLRRRSSGVARHSQHTMGHAMDFFIPGVALEKIRFAGLRLQRGGVGFYPTSGSPFVHLDTGRIRHWPRMSPDQLARVFPDGRTVHLPTDGKPLRGYEMALADIRKRGDGSDSSSSKTNFLTALFRGKSADDEDDSAGASATPAAVSAGPAGRLPDIKVADVKAAEAKLVGAEPVPMPRAKPALPIQLASADNSVPLPVAKPAQPAAKSEPKQLTPADIINARGFWDDIPVAPKQATPQQVAAISARQALEAADPQSPMNAMAFAASSTEIVSKPQRGHRHVVTASAPIPTAVRPSSLARHPVGAAKIDTVVGKTAQAKGGLVANSARITAAGSRDSDVWMRAMILMPSAVTTGATAIGDADMTMLTKHFAKPNVAVTMTFCDDPQPGLYVDTFTGPAVATVATTSFTTAALR from the coding sequence GTGCTGGCTGGACTTGCGCGCCGTCTGAAATCATTGTCGCTGCCCAAAGCCGGCTACGGCGCCGCGTTGTCGTCGGCCCTGCTGCTGGCCGGCGCCGGCTCGGTGCATGACGCCTCGGCCGTCGGCGACAGCCGCACCCTCTCCTTCCACCACACCCATTCCGGCGAAGACCTCACCGTCACCTTCAAGCGCAACGGCCGCTACGACGAAGAGGCGCTCGGCAAGCTCAATCACTTCCTGCGGGACTGGCGCAGCCAGGACAAGACCGTGATGGACCGGACGCTGTTCGACATCCTCTGGGAAGTCTATCGCGACGTCGACGGCAAGCAGCCGATCCAGATCATCTCCGCCTACCGCTCCCCCGCCACCAACGCCATGCTCCGCCGCCGCTCCTCGGGCGTGGCCCGCCACAGCCAGCACACCATGGGCCACGCGATGGACTTCTTCATCCCGGGCGTCGCCCTGGAGAAGATCCGCTTCGCCGGGCTTCGGCTGCAGCGTGGCGGCGTCGGCTTCTATCCGACCTCCGGCTCGCCCTTCGTCCATCTCGACACCGGCCGGATCCGCCACTGGCCGCGGATGTCCCCCGACCAGCTCGCCCGGGTCTTCCCGGATGGCCGCACCGTGCATCTGCCGACCGACGGCAAGCCGCTGCGGGGCTATGAAATGGCGCTGGCCGATATCCGCAAGCGCGGCGACGGCAGCGACAGCTCATCGTCCAAGACCAATTTCCTGACCGCGCTGTTCCGCGGCAAGTCGGCCGACGACGAAGACGACAGCGCCGGCGCGAGCGCGACGCCCGCAGCCGTCAGCGCCGGGCCCGCCGGCAGGCTCCCCGACATCAAGGTCGCGGACGTCAAGGCCGCCGAAGCCAAGCTGGTGGGCGCCGAGCCGGTGCCGATGCCGCGCGCCAAGCCGGCGCTGCCGATCCAGCTCGCCTCCGCCGACAACAGCGTGCCGCTCCCGGTGGCCAAGCCGGCGCAGCCGGCGGCCAAATCCGAGCCGAAGCAACTGACGCCGGCGGATATCATCAATGCCCGCGGCTTCTGGGACGACATCCCGGTGGCGCCGAAGCAGGCCACTCCGCAACAGGTCGCGGCGATCAGCGCCCGTCAGGCGCTCGAAGCCGCCGACCCGCAATCGCCGATGAACGCCATGGCGTTCGCTGCCAGTTCGACCGAGATTGTTTCCAAGCCGCAGCGGGGCCACCGCCATGTGGTGACCGCCAGCGCGCCGATCCCGACCGCGGTCCGGCCATCGTCGCTGGCGCGTCATCCGGTCGGCGCGGCCAAGATCGACACGGTGGTCGGCAAGACCGCGCAGGCCAAGGGCGGCCTGGTCGCCAATTCTGCCCGCATCACCGCCGCGGGCAGCCGCGACAGCGACGTCTGGATGCGCGCGATGATCCTGATGCCGAGCGCGGTCACGACCGGCGCGACGGCGATCGGCGATGCCGACATGACGATGCTGACCAAGCACTTCGCCAA
- a CDS encoding sigma-54 dependent transcriptional regulator → MVERILIADDDPVQRRLVENMVQKCGYEAVLADSGDAALALLTAPDTAAFDAVVLDLVMPGLDGLGVLGKLREAGLNVPVIVQTAHGGIDNVVSAMRAGAHDFVVKPVGIERLQVSLRNALNASALKGELQRIRHSREGRLTFSDIITRSDAMAAVLRAAEKAAGSSIPVLIEGESGVGKEMFARAIHGSSERRSKPFVAVNCGAIPDNLVESILFGHEKGAFTGATDRHTGKFVEATGGTLFLDEVSELPLAAQVKLLRALQEGAVEAVGGRKPLKVDVRIISATNRRLLDRVKAGQFREDLFYRLHVLPLTVPPLRARREDIPPLLRHFLVRFCAEENRRIGGISGEAMARLAQLDWPGNIRQLENAVYRAVVMSDGDQLGVDDFPLASAPSTVPTGEADGEPLILEPASSAQFVAANEVPIAPMPTHGILPMLNAGGDVRPLDELENEIIRFAISHYRGQMSEVARRLKIGRSTLYRKLDEMEAARAAQASAPADTR, encoded by the coding sequence ATGGTTGAGCGAATTCTGATTGCGGACGACGATCCGGTGCAGCGCCGGCTGGTCGAAAACATGGTGCAGAAGTGCGGCTACGAGGCCGTTTTGGCCGACAGCGGCGACGCTGCGCTGGCGCTGCTGACGGCGCCGGACACGGCGGCATTCGACGCCGTGGTGCTCGATCTGGTGATGCCGGGCCTCGACGGCCTCGGCGTGCTCGGCAAGCTCCGCGAGGCCGGCCTGAACGTGCCGGTGATCGTGCAGACCGCGCATGGCGGCATCGATAACGTCGTCTCGGCGATGCGCGCCGGCGCGCATGATTTCGTGGTCAAGCCGGTCGGCATCGAGCGGCTGCAGGTGTCGTTGCGCAACGCGCTGAACGCCAGCGCCCTGAAGGGCGAGCTGCAGCGCATCCGCCACAGCCGCGAGGGTCGGCTGACGTTTTCCGACATCATCACCCGCAGCGACGCGATGGCCGCCGTGCTGCGCGCCGCCGAGAAGGCCGCGGGCTCCTCGATCCCGGTGCTGATCGAGGGCGAATCGGGCGTCGGCAAGGAAATGTTCGCGCGCGCCATCCACGGCTCGAGCGAGCGGCGCAGCAAACCCTTCGTCGCGGTGAACTGCGGCGCGATCCCGGACAATCTGGTCGAGTCGATCCTGTTCGGGCACGAGAAGGGCGCGTTCACCGGCGCCACCGATCGGCATACGGGCAAGTTCGTCGAGGCCACCGGCGGCACGCTGTTTCTCGACGAGGTCAGCGAACTGCCGCTCGCCGCGCAGGTCAAGCTGCTGCGCGCGCTGCAGGAAGGCGCGGTCGAGGCGGTCGGCGGGCGCAAGCCGCTGAAGGTCGACGTCCGCATCATCTCGGCGACCAATCGCCGGCTGCTCGACCGGGTCAAGGCCGGCCAGTTCCGCGAAGACCTGTTCTATCGGCTGCACGTGCTGCCGCTGACCGTCCCGCCGCTGCGGGCGCGGCGCGAGGACATCCCGCCGCTGTTGCGGCATTTCCTGGTGCGGTTCTGCGCCGAGGAGAACCGCCGGATCGGCGGCATCAGCGGCGAGGCGATGGCCCGCCTCGCCCAGCTCGACTGGCCGGGCAACATCCGCCAGCTCGAGAACGCGGTGTATCGCGCGGTGGTGATGAGCGACGGCGATCAGCTCGGCGTCGACGATTTCCCGCTGGCGAGCGCGCCCTCGACGGTGCCGACCGGCGAAGCCGACGGCGAGCCGCTGATCCTGGAGCCGGCGAGCTCGGCGCAGTTCGTTGCAGCTAACGAGGTGCCGATCGCGCCAATGCCGACCCACGGCATCCTGCCGATGCTGAATGCCGGCGGCGACGTCCGCCCGCTCGACGAGCTGGAAAACGAAATCATCCGTTTCGCGATCTCGCATTATCGCGGCCAGATGTCGGAAGTCGCACGGCGGCTGAAAATCGGCCGCTCGACGCTGTATCGCAAGCTCGACGAGATGGAAGCGGCGCGCGCAGCGCAGGCATCCGCGCCGGCGGACACGCGCTGA
- a CDS encoding TerC family protein → MNEFLTIFTPEGLTALAQVIMIDLVLAGDNAVVIGLAAAGLPKAQRNKAILIGIIAATVLRIAFASVTVQLLQIIGLLLAGGVLLLWVCWKMWRELRTNHASDDDADEDRSLNGTASAAPTKTLGQAVWQITLADVSMSLDNVLAVAGAAREHPIILVFGLGLSIALMGLAATFIARLLQNHRWIAYVGLAIILYVALDMIYRGAMEVWPHAFAML, encoded by the coding sequence ATGAACGAATTCCTCACGATCTTTACGCCCGAAGGCCTGACCGCGCTGGCGCAGGTCATCATGATCGACCTGGTGCTGGCCGGCGACAACGCCGTCGTCATCGGGCTCGCCGCCGCCGGCCTGCCGAAAGCGCAGCGCAACAAGGCGATCCTGATCGGCATCATCGCCGCCACCGTGCTGCGCATCGCCTTCGCCAGCGTCACCGTGCAGTTGCTGCAGATCATCGGCCTGCTGCTGGCCGGCGGCGTGCTGCTGCTGTGGGTGTGCTGGAAGATGTGGCGCGAGCTGCGCACCAACCACGCCAGCGACGACGACGCCGACGAGGATCGCAGCCTGAACGGCACCGCCTCCGCCGCTCCGACCAAGACGCTCGGCCAGGCGGTGTGGCAGATCACGCTGGCCGACGTCTCGATGTCGCTCGACAACGTGCTGGCGGTCGCCGGCGCTGCGCGCGAACATCCGATCATCCTGGTGTTCGGCCTCGGCCTGTCGATCGCCCTGATGGGTCTGGCCGCGACCTTCATCGCCCGGCTGCTGCAGAACCATCGCTGGATCGCCTATGTCGGCCTCGCCATCATTCTCTATGTGGCGCTCGACATGATCTATCGCGGCGCGATGGAAGTCTGGCCGCACGCCTTCGCAATGCTCTGA
- a CDS encoding L,D-transpeptidase family protein: MRDHSTGRRGFEGVLMAVAATFLTVSATSVIAQSAPKTPAELAIDAAVPVPQPVDLPPPSIGDFKLDSIAAPATAPTEAKPEAKTEAKTDAEAAPKADSAAAPASTAPAPTAAAPEPTPAGPPAATATAPAAEPVKEQATKDQPAEPQKAASNVPAADQPVADKVRDVLASKASRYFERKAERAAVEKFYEARDYAPVWTHSGALTAAGKGVIARLKNAAADGLDPTDYPVPDFAAATAPDTLAEAELRLTESMMDYARHAQSGRMHWSQIGSDIQYPEHPIDPSEVLANVTTAKDASAALDSYNPPHKLYRALKKKLAELRGEGDKPLVEIAEGETLKFVPERNKRTAATMDDPRVPQLRARLGITEDADSTRYDAKVAEAVREFQRGAGLQADGILGNRTLQALNTPKRDRSIDTIVVNMERWRWLPRQLGAPSLGDAYVILNVPDYTLKLMHNGAPVWTTRVVVGKPGKHSTPLLTETMKYITVNPTWNVPPSIINNEYLPALAQDPTVLDRMGLKMSRNRDGSIHISQPPGEANALGRIRFNFPNKFLVYQHDTPDKNLFGRDERAFSHGCMRVQNPDQYAAALLNIAMPDKDYTPAKIRSMYGRSEVNLNFPTPIPVNITYQTAFVDDDGKLQLRKDIYGRDARMLALLKNDKGKNLEAVVSHAQPNYSRPTNLPPGVNIAGDYTGSSQSSGFNFFERLFGGPPAPQQPQMRRPQQRFTR, translated from the coding sequence ATGCGAGATCACTCGACTGGCCGCCGCGGATTCGAAGGCGTGCTGATGGCCGTTGCGGCGACTTTCCTGACCGTTTCGGCGACTTCTGTGATCGCACAATCGGCCCCGAAGACCCCCGCCGAGCTCGCCATCGACGCCGCCGTCCCGGTGCCCCAGCCGGTCGACCTGCCGCCGCCCTCGATCGGCGATTTCAAGCTCGATTCCATCGCCGCCCCGGCGACTGCGCCGACTGAAGCCAAGCCTGAGGCCAAGACTGAGGCCAAGACTGACGCTGAGGCGGCCCCCAAGGCCGACAGCGCCGCCGCGCCGGCGTCCACAGCGCCCGCGCCGACCGCCGCGGCGCCGGAGCCGACGCCCGCCGGGCCCCCTGCCGCCACCGCAACGGCGCCGGCCGCCGAGCCGGTCAAGGAGCAGGCGACCAAGGATCAGCCCGCCGAGCCGCAGAAGGCTGCGAGCAACGTGCCGGCCGCCGATCAGCCGGTCGCCGACAAGGTCCGCGACGTGCTCGCGTCCAAGGCGTCGCGCTATTTCGAGCGCAAGGCCGAGCGCGCCGCGGTCGAGAAATTCTACGAAGCGCGCGACTACGCGCCGGTGTGGACCCATTCGGGCGCGCTGACCGCGGCCGGCAAGGGCGTGATCGCGCGGCTGAAGAACGCCGCCGCCGACGGCCTCGATCCGACCGATTATCCGGTGCCCGATTTCGCCGCGGCGACCGCCCCCGACACGCTCGCCGAAGCCGAACTGCGGCTGACCGAGAGCATGATGGACTATGCGCGCCATGCCCAGAGCGGCCGGATGCACTGGTCGCAGATCGGGTCCGACATCCAGTATCCCGAGCATCCGATCGATCCTTCGGAAGTGCTCGCCAACGTCACCACCGCGAAGGACGCCTCGGCGGCGCTCGACAGCTACAACCCGCCGCACAAGCTGTATCGCGCGCTCAAGAAGAAGCTCGCCGAGTTGCGCGGCGAAGGCGACAAGCCGCTGGTGGAGATCGCCGAAGGCGAGACGCTGAAATTCGTCCCGGAGCGCAACAAGCGGACGGCGGCGACGATGGACGATCCGCGGGTGCCGCAATTGCGCGCCCGTCTCGGCATCACCGAAGACGCCGACAGCACCCGTTACGACGCCAAGGTCGCCGAAGCGGTGCGCGAATTCCAGCGCGGCGCCGGCCTGCAGGCCGACGGCATTCTCGGCAACCGCACCCTCCAGGCGCTGAACACGCCGAAGCGCGACCGCAGCATCGACACCATCGTGGTCAACATGGAGCGCTGGCGCTGGCTGCCGCGCCAGCTCGGCGCGCCGTCGCTCGGCGACGCCTATGTGATCCTCAATGTGCCGGACTACACGCTGAAACTGATGCACAACGGCGCGCCGGTGTGGACCACGCGCGTCGTCGTCGGCAAGCCCGGCAAGCACTCCACGCCGCTGCTGACCGAAACGATGAAGTACATCACCGTCAACCCGACCTGGAACGTGCCGCCGTCGATCATCAACAACGAGTACCTGCCGGCGCTGGCGCAGGACCCCACCGTGCTCGACCGCATGGGCTTGAAGATGTCGCGCAATCGCGACGGCTCGATCCACATCTCGCAGCCGCCGGGCGAAGCCAACGCGCTGGGGCGCATCCGCTTCAACTTCCCGAACAAATTCCTGGTGTATCAGCACGACACCCCGGACAAGAACCTGTTCGGCCGCGACGAGCGCGCCTTCAGCCACGGCTGCATGCGGGTGCAGAATCCCGATCAATACGCCGCCGCGCTGCTCAACATCGCGATGCCGGACAAGGACTACACCCCGGCGAAGATCCGGTCGATGTACGGCCGCAGCGAGGTCAATCTGAACTTCCCGACGCCGATCCCGGTCAACATCACCTACCAGACCGCCTTCGTGGACGACGACGGCAAGCTGCAGCTCCGCAAGGACATCTACGGCCGCGACGCCAGGATGCTGGCGCTGCTGAAGAACGACAAGGGCAAGAACCTCGAAGCCGTGGTCTCCCATGCGCAGCCGAACTACAGCCGCCCGACCAACCTGCCGCCGGGCGTGAACATCGCCGGCGACTACACCGGGTCGTCGCAATCCTCCGGGTTCAACTTCTTCGAACGCCTGTTCGGCGGTCCCCCGGCACCGCAACAGCCCCAGATGCGCCGCCCGCAGCAACGCTTCACGCGCTGA